A part of Nitrospirota bacterium genomic DNA contains:
- a CDS encoding aminotransferase class I/II-fold pyridoxal phosphate-dependent enzyme — MRELISENIKTIVPYSPGKPIEELERELGIKDSIKLASNENPLGPSPKAIEAVSSILKDAHRYPDGSCYYLKEALARKMGVRTSEIILGNGSNEIIEIVVRTFLLPEDEAIMAHPSFVVYSTIVQAAGGRSILVPLKKGRHDLETMASKITSSTKLV; from the coding sequence ATGCGGGAACTTATATCCGAAAATATAAAAACCATAGTACCTTATTCTCCTGGTAAGCCTATAGAAGAGCTTGAGAGGGAACTTGGGATAAAAGATTCTATAAAACTTGCGTCTAATGAGAATCCACTCGGTCCTTCACCGAAGGCGATAGAGGCTGTCTCATCTATCCTGAAGGATGCTCATCGTTACCCTGACGGAAGTTGTTACTATCTGAAGGAAGCTCTCGCAAGGAAGATGGGTGTAAGGACTTCAGAGATAATTCTTGGTAATGGTTCAAACGAGATTATTGAGATTGTTGTCAGAACATTTCTTCTTCCTGAAGATGAAGCGATTATGGCACATCCTTCATTTGTGGTTTATTCAACAATCGTTCAGGCAGCAGGTGGCAGGAGCATACTAGTCCCCCTAAAGAAAGGACGGCACGACTTAGAGACTATGGCATCAAAGATAACCAGTTCTACAAAGTTGGTCTT